A genomic region of Ovis aries strain OAR_USU_Benz2616 breed Rambouillet chromosome 20, ARS-UI_Ramb_v3.0, whole genome shotgun sequence contains the following coding sequences:
- the LOC105601864 gene encoding ubiquitin-conjugating enzyme E2 N: protein MAGLPRRIIKETQRLLAEPVPGIKAEPDESNARYFHVVIGGPQDSPFEGGTFKLELFLPEEYPMAAPKVRFMTKIYHPNVDKLGRICLDILKDKWSPALQIRTVLLSIQALLSAPNPDDPLANDVAEQWKTNEAQAIETARAWTRLYAMNNI, encoded by the coding sequence ATGGCCGGGCTGCCCCGTAGGATTATCAAGGAAACCCAGCGTTTGCTGGCAGAACCAGTTCCCGGCATTAAAGCAGAACCAGATGAGAGCAACGCCCGTTATTTTCATGTGGTCATTGGTGGCCCTCAGGATTCCCCCTTTGAGGGAGGGACTTTTAAACTTGAACTATTCCTTCCAGAAGAATACCCAATGGCAGCCCCTAAAGTACGTTTCATGACCAAAATTTATCATCCTAATGTAGACAAGTTGGGAAGAATATGTTTAGATATTTTGAAAGATAAGTGGTCCCCAGCTCTGCAGATCCGCACAGTTCTGCTATCGATCCAGGCGTTGTTAAGTGCTCCCAATCCAGACGATCCATTAGCAAATGATGTAGCGGAGCAGTGGAAGACCAATGAAGCCCAAGCCATAGAAACAGCTAGAGCATGGACTAGGCTATATGCCATGAATAATATTTAA